The Brassica napus cultivar Da-Ae chromosome C7, Da-Ae, whole genome shotgun sequence genomic interval aggtcaattttgcaaaaaacccttaaaaaaataactaatttttacatttatttcttttgtaaaatatatttgcattagattcaaaatattatctttatatttctttaagtaatttttaattaatatattcaagTGATAAGTACTACACCGACTAGATATTACATATACAAAATCACATGTCtaactcaaaaatataatattattaatataaattatacatataaattataaaattattcaaataaaaataaaatataaaaataaaaataaaatataaataaattattataacatatttatatttaaaaatatttatatttatgtgcATAAATACGGAAGAATCACCTATTATGTTGATAAAAAAGATGTCAGTTTCGAGTGcatctgttgagaaaaaaaattcaaatttaaactgataaatttttatattcattCGTCATTTCACAAGAAAAtgtgatttatattaaaatagaactCTTAAGaaatattgattttgaaatCTAGTCGATGAATCGtagagaataaaataataaagtttaTGTTTCCAAAATTACTATTTAGTTTGTTAGTTTTTTAGTGGCAATGGTATTCTTAAGTATGCATTTTATGTACAGTGTAAGCTACATTGAATCGGTGGCTTCTAACTCTAAACTTTttttaagcaattttttttgGCGTCTAACTCTAATCTAGGGGGCAGATCCAGAGCTTTATTTTGTATGGAAAActtagtataatatatatttagttatggaAATATAGACTTGTGAAGTCGAAGTGGTGACAGTGGAAACACGTTCAGTGTTTGGGTCAAAAGGACACAGATTATACAGAAAAAGAGCCGGACCTggactaaaatttataaaacgaGAGCTTTGGACgccaaaatttatatatacggTAAAAATGCTAAATCCCAATATAACCCTATAGTATAGTGGCTCGTGTATATATAGTGTTTCTTATCCAGTAAATTATGTGTTCAGTGTCCACTGTACCATTTTTCCTTTATTTTGCTGATTTTAAATCagattttggttttctttttcttttgtttttttgaaaaaattaaaatctacagtgaaatcaaaaacacaaaattaaaaaccaaaatataaaaggTAAAAACCAAagtccaaaaactaaaaaaaataaaattaaaaaaccatACAAAAATCATCACATGAATTAAAGACTTGATCTTAAAAGATTTTGATTACCTCTCCTACATCTTTACTTTCCTTTTACATACGGATTTATAGTGAATGATAAAAGTAattctaacaaaaataaataatcttaatttataaattaaacaaactaaAGAAGGCTTCTTTGTTTGTTTATCAGGAATATTCAATTAAATTAGCCACAAGAAAATCTCAACTACAGtataacctctataaattaatactcgataaattaataatctctataaattaataaattttgacgGTACCAACTTAGACCGTGtgtaaaatatgacataaatcgataaaataataagataataatattttaaaaactcccatgtaaatatatagtcccattaaaatcataaattaataatctatatctaaatatattttaaacattatattgttggttttatattcataataaaaatacatctatttttcttaatattttaatatattttgataatatttagtaaaattatatcgaaaACCACATAATaattctatgaaacataaaactatacaccaaataagataataaaataatatgaaagtcaaatttcttaaaaataaataatttatatacagtaaaatcaaatattttcttattttattaatataaatattcaaaaatagaaaaaaatctaaaaaatgaaacttttataaattaatatctctataaattaataaaattttaaagtcttaacattattaatttatagaggttctactatacttctcttattcttcttttaaaactttattgacgaaaatttagaaaaagtaGCATCATTTTTACTGTAATGatgttaaatgaaaatatagttACGTAATTTTTGTTGACATCAGTTTTGTTAAGTGATGTCaaccaaataaaaaactaaataaacatCAGTTTTGTAAAGTGATACAAATTATGTCATTTTTATTGAACTgatgttaaattatttaataataacatcaattatcataaattattttgaatcatatatatttgtttcatttataaataagtAATGTAAAATAATATCATTTGTTTTTGTGATACAACTTAAGGGATACAATCACACATTTTTTGTAGTGACTACTAGACAACAAATTTTTAATCATACTACTTTTGCTTTAAAAGATCGTTCATGAGTCATCATGGGTCTTGATAGGTGGATCCTAATTACTCATACAATGCAAGTGTGATTAAGTAACCCTATCGAATTAGTATATGTTCACCAGTAGTGCATCACTTTCAAGCAAATTTCTTATGTaatccaaactttttttttataacattatGTAATCAGTACTACTTTGAAGTATTTCTAACTAGTTTAAAGCAACGTTGCTTTTAAAGTTACATGAGTCTTGATAGTTTATATAGTGACCAGTCTCGTTTTTGATTTTCTAACAGTGCATGCATGTGCATGTGATAATACTGTCTGCGTACGAGGTAATAACTCGATTTAACACATTTAGATAgaataatacattaaaaaaaaaaggttaaactTGCAATTTCCAAAGCTTAAGTGAAGATTTATGTATATCATCGATTTGATTATTACTGCATACAAATTCTAAGTCGGATTCGTAAATGAACTAATTATAACCAATGCAATTAATCTACCGACGTCATTTGAACTAGTATTTTTTAATGAAccaattatattttcatatatatcacTATATATTTAAGCTATCATAAAGTTACTAATCAAGGGTTATGACTAGAACCATACGTTACCACTTTTCATGACCTTACTATCtagtttttactaaattacaaaaatagttcTAACAACTTCTTTCTCAAAAAGATGGTTCATGAATCAGCACAAGTCTTCTCGACATTAGATCCTAAGAGTCACAATCCCCTTTTTGTTTTATGTAGCTTTCCTTAGGTATGTCAATGACATAAACACCCAATTACACAGTTTTATTCAATATGCATGCACACAACACTACACCTATAAATAAGTCAAAGAGTTTGCTTCTTCGCTTCTCACACTCAACATAACATCCGAAACACAAGATCCAAAGAAAATGGCACAGCCCTCAAAATTCGTTCTCATAAACGAACCCTATGGTGTCGTCAGCGACCCAATGGACCTTGTTTCACTGATCGACCGTAAGGTTTATCTCCGTATGGCTCCAATCTCCGGACGTCACGTCGGAGCAGTTGGACTCGGATTTTCCCGCAAGGTCTTCTTAGGCATCAACGTCGAACTTCCCGGTCTTCCTCTTCACCACTCCATCCACGCCGAGCAGTTCCTAGTCGTCAACCTCATGCTCAACTCCGAGCAAAACCTCACACACTTAGCCGTCTCCTCTAGCGACTCCGTCTTCCACGCGCCTTGCGGTCACTGCCGTCAGTTTCTTCAAGAAATCACCGAGGCGTCTATCATCCAAGTCCTTATCAAAGATCCAGCACTTGGCATACAAGAATTCGTGACTCTCAAGAGTCTCCTTCCACGTCACTCCAATCTCCTCCCTGACCTTCTCCAGGCGCGTGATAACAAACTCCTCTTATTGAGTTCAGAGGGATGTGAAGATCTTGTACTGCTTAGGACGGCTCTAGCGGCGGCGAACAGATCTTTTGCACCGTACAGTAAGTGTCCCTCGGGAGTGGCCTTGAAGGATCGTGAAGGGAAAGTGTATAGAGGATGGTACATTGAGTCAGCTGCGTATAACCCTAGCTTAGGGCCAGTGCAAGCTGCGTTGGTTGATTTTGTGATAAGTGGAGGTACAAAGTTCGAGGATATCGTGGAAGCGGTGCTGGTGGAGAAGAGAGATGCAGTGGTGAGTCAAGAGAAGACGGCGAAGATGATTCTAGAGACTATAGCCGACCCCAAATGCGCTGTCAAGGTCTTTCATTGCGTCTAGGAGGTGAAGGCCAAAGATTAATATGAGAAACGATTTCAAAATTTAccctaaacaaaatatatatatacataattcgTAATAATTGGAAAAATGATGCATATTTTATAAGATGTTGATACAAAAACTATGGTATGTAAGGGAAAGATAAAACCCATTAGGGCAAATCACAATGGTCTTAGTAATGAATTataatcatattattatatgttGATTTCTTCTTTG includes:
- the LOC125590133 gene encoding cytidine deaminase 6-like; this translates as MAQPSKFVLINEPYGVVSDPMDLVSLIDRKVYLRMAPISGRHVGAVGLGFSRKVFLGINVELPGLPLHHSIHAEQFLVVNLMLNSEQNLTHLAVSSSDSVFHAPCGHCRQFLQEITEASIIQVLIKDPALGIQEFVTLKSLLPRHSNLLPDLLQARDNKLLLLSSEGCEDLVLLRTALAAANRSFAPYSKCPSGVALKDREGKVYRGWYIESAAYNPSLGPVQAALVDFVISGGTKFEDIVEAVLVEKRDAVVSQEKTAKMILETIADPKCAVKVFHCV